A genome region from Acinetobacter lwoffii includes the following:
- the ttcA gene encoding tRNA 2-thiocytidine(32) synthetase TtcA, whose protein sequence is MYSPVESEQGFNFKPELPTSSAYYRLLKKLRRQVGHAIRDFKMIEEGDKVMVCISGGKDSYTLLDILLQFKRIAPINFDVVAVNLDQKQPGFPEDVLPRYLEENNIPYYILEKDTYSITKKLTPEGKTYCAVCSRLRRGSLYGFAQEIGATKVALGHHRDDILATFFLNLFHGGSLKAMPPKLLSSDKKNILIRPLAYVEEKDIIKYAEMRQFPIIPCNLCGSQDNLQRAIINDMLRDWDKAHPKRLHSIFGALQNVSPSQLVDRELFDFEVLDSQREFDFKGGDSTEEAVEGENRRINMVNLGFAAD, encoded by the coding sequence ATGTACTCGCCAGTTGAGTCCGAACAAGGATTTAATTTCAAACCTGAACTGCCAACAAGCTCAGCCTACTACCGTTTGTTGAAGAAGCTTCGCCGCCAGGTCGGACATGCCATTCGTGACTTCAAGATGATTGAAGAAGGCGATAAGGTCATGGTGTGTATTTCTGGTGGTAAAGACAGTTATACCCTGTTGGATATCCTGCTACAGTTCAAGCGCATCGCACCGATCAATTTCGATGTAGTGGCTGTAAATCTGGATCAGAAACAGCCAGGCTTCCCTGAAGATGTTCTACCGCGTTATTTAGAAGAAAATAATATTCCGTATTACATTCTGGAAAAAGACACCTACAGCATTACCAAAAAACTGACGCCAGAAGGCAAAACCTATTGTGCAGTCTGTTCGCGTTTGCGTCGTGGTTCTTTATACGGTTTTGCGCAGGAAATTGGCGCGACCAAAGTTGCTTTAGGCCATCATCGTGATGATATCTTGGCGACTTTCTTCCTGAACCTGTTCCATGGCGGCAGCTTGAAAGCCATGCCACCAAAACTGTTGTCTTCAGACAAAAAGAACATTCTGATTCGCCCACTGGCCTATGTGGAAGAAAAAGACATCATCAAATATGCAGAAATGCGTCAATTTCCAATTATTCCATGTAATTTATGTGGCTCTCAGGACAACCTGCAGCGCGCAATTATCAATGACATGTTACGTGATTGGGATAAAGCACATCCAAAACGTCTGCACAGCATTTTTGGCGCATTGCAAAATGTTTCGCCATCGCAGCTGGTCGATCGTGAATTATTTGATTTTGAAGTGCTGGACAGCCAGCGTGAATTCGACTTCAAAGGCGGTGATTCAACTGAAGAAGCTGTGGAAGGCGAGAACCGTCGGATCAATATGGTCAATCTGGGCTTTGCTGCAGACTAA
- a CDS encoding DUF4112 domain-containing protein, with product MPEPEQKPKLSQQEVIRLERDLAKFANMMDSVVRIPFTKQGVGADAALSTIPVAGDIAGFVLTCYAIHKAKQIGVPSAKLNPVMKMAAIDAVVGFIPVAGTVFDIFIRPSRKALDVVHLHIREEYQINSDRHVVHPFLHESLERKQQQSGFWRNPVVAWIWIHIPDILGTLFLILFIFAIGWGAMALYQWFSQ from the coding sequence ATGCCTGAGCCTGAACAAAAACCAAAATTAAGCCAACAAGAGGTGATACGTCTGGAACGTGATCTGGCCAAGTTTGCCAATATGATGGACTCCGTGGTGCGTATTCCGTTTACCAAGCAAGGGGTGGGGGCAGACGCAGCTTTGAGTACGATTCCGGTTGCTGGAGATATTGCCGGTTTTGTATTGACCTGTTATGCCATTCATAAGGCCAAACAGATCGGGGTTCCGAGTGCCAAACTCAATCCGGTGATGAAAATGGCGGCGATCGATGCGGTAGTAGGATTTATTCCGGTGGCAGGCACGGTCTTTGATATTTTTATTCGGCCCAGTCGCAAAGCGCTCGATGTCGTGCACCTGCATATTCGCGAGGAATATCAGATTAATAGCGATCGACATGTGGTGCATCCATTTTTGCATGAAAGTCTGGAACGCAAACAACAGCAATCTGGATTCTGGCGCAATCCTGTGGTGGCCTGGATCTGGATTCATATTCCGGATATTTTAGGCACTTTATTCCTGATTTTATTTATCTTCGCGATCGGGTGGGGTGCTATGGCGCTGTATCAATGGTTCAGCCAATGA
- the greB gene encoding transcription elongation factor GreB gives MKSNLITRAGHDKLVAELKNLWHEERPEITKKVNWAASLGDRSENADYQYNKQILRKIDRRVRYLGKRLEELKIIDFSPEQEGKVYFGAWVEIENEEGEQKTLRIVGVDEIYDHHPQHISISSPMARALLGKQVDDEAEVLTPSGKKLWFINSIRYEKPENSAD, from the coding sequence ATGAAATCCAACTTAATCACCCGTGCTGGACACGATAAATTGGTGGCAGAACTTAAAAATCTCTGGCATGAAGAGCGCCCTGAAATTACCAAAAAAGTGAACTGGGCCGCCAGTCTTGGCGACCGTTCTGAAAACGCAGACTACCAATATAACAAGCAAATTTTACGTAAAATTGATCGACGGGTCAGGTATCTCGGCAAGCGCCTCGAAGAACTGAAAATCATCGATTTTTCCCCGGAGCAGGAAGGGAAAGTTTATTTTGGTGCCTGGGTAGAAATTGAAAATGAAGAAGGCGAACAAAAAACTTTACGTATTGTCGGTGTAGATGAAATTTATGATCATCATCCGCAGCATATATCGATCAGTTCACCGATGGCACGCGCGTTATTGGGCAAGCAGGTCGATGATGAGGCCGAGGTATTGACCCCCTCCGGCAAGAAACTCTGGTTCATCAATTCAATTCGTTATGAAAAGCCAGAAAATTCAGCAGATTAA
- a CDS encoding efflux RND transporter permease subunit: MLSRFFIYRPKFAAVIAIIMMVLGIFALQKIPIEHMPNMDAPALGVSAGYRGASAETVEQSVTQILEQAIKGIEGLESFQSNSSVGRANLTLSFEQGVDLDQALLQVQNAVNSVLSRLPEETQQNGVAVYKQGYDQFALLSLYDESGKATPTELADYLMVHVEPRFSRIEGMGEVELYGAGYAMRIWLNPYKLRQFNLMPSDIRNAVEAQNAPLVSGSIGGLPTAQDQYMNAKVSAGSRLSNIDEFEKIIVKTTDSGSVLYLKDVARVELGAESYNHLNYTNGHLSAALSIQLAPRSNAIAVSEQMQTVLKNAQANLPAHYQLRVTMDRTSFITSSIEQVAKTLVEAMVLVVLVMFIFLQNWRATIIPAVTIPIVVLATFAVLYVLGMSLNSFTLFALILAIGLLVDDAIVVVENIERLMHEERLDAQAAALKSMKEISGALIGITLVLTAVFIPMAFFGSMTGVIYRQFSITLVVAMLLSLLVALIITPTFAAQLLKRQPHQPKWAQRFNRGMDKLTMRYQKLSARSMQFKMTMLAVFSICVLGFGWLYKTLPEGLMPTEDMGFVMGQIVMPGNAPRSEIEKVGREVQDYLMQHESERIQSIGIWYSGNNVGVGPYRGQLFVVLKDWTARKNPEDSVFVIVDRAQKHFANHANAQIFFMAPSMSSNGRVVDFWLQDLDSRGSEFLQQSFSEIETRAKAKSSIEYLQLDVPKESAELNIKLDIERLLKYAVPQQSFNSTLAAAWSGTYINDFIDRGQIKRVIMQGEAEFRSKPEDLAHWHVRNSKGEMLSFNQFTTLNWQGGPNSINRYMGYNAVPVYAGIPKDQFSSQTMYDVEALIDEQDGVNLAWSGAALEEKRSSGQAIFLYLISIAFIFLCLTALYESWTIPAVVLTAIPLGVGGSILFCAWFGFANDIYFHIALLTTIGLSCKNAILIVEFAAQAERAGHTPVQSALLAAGLRLRPIVMTSIAFAAGVLPLMFATGVSAISRQEIGSSVFGGVLFATVLVLLFIPFMYVLIRGLMIKKTVSQSVVIEHPSLESEQA, translated from the coding sequence TGGTATTAGGAATTTTTGCACTGCAAAAAATTCCGATTGAGCATATGCCGAATATGGATGCACCTGCGTTAGGGGTTTCTGCGGGGTATCGTGGTGCATCTGCGGAAACCGTTGAGCAATCGGTCACGCAAATTTTAGAACAAGCGATAAAAGGCATTGAAGGTTTGGAAAGCTTTCAGTCCAACAGTAGCGTGGGACGTGCAAATCTGACACTGTCGTTTGAGCAAGGAGTAGATCTCGATCAGGCACTGTTGCAAGTGCAAAATGCGGTCAATAGTGTGCTAAGTCGATTGCCTGAAGAAACCCAGCAAAATGGAGTGGCTGTTTATAAACAAGGTTATGATCAATTTGCATTACTGAGTTTATATGATGAATCGGGGAAGGCGACACCTACAGAGCTTGCTGACTATTTAATGGTGCATGTCGAACCGCGTTTTTCCCGTATTGAAGGGATGGGTGAGGTGGAGCTTTATGGCGCAGGCTATGCGATGCGCATTTGGCTCAATCCATATAAACTACGCCAATTTAATCTGATGCCGAGTGATATTCGCAATGCAGTCGAGGCACAAAATGCACCACTTGTGTCTGGTTCTATTGGTGGATTACCGACAGCGCAAGATCAATACATGAATGCCAAAGTCAGTGCGGGTTCGCGTTTAAGTAACATTGATGAATTTGAAAAAATTATTGTGAAAACAACAGATTCAGGTTCAGTACTGTACTTGAAAGATGTCGCACGTGTTGAGTTAGGGGCAGAAAGTTATAACCATTTAAATTATACCAACGGTCATTTATCCGCTGCATTATCGATTCAATTGGCGCCACGGAGTAATGCGATTGCGGTTTCAGAGCAGATGCAAACGGTATTGAAAAATGCCCAAGCCAATTTGCCTGCACATTATCAATTGCGTGTGACCATGGACAGAACCTCATTTATTACCAGTTCAATTGAACAAGTCGCGAAAACTCTGGTCGAAGCGATGGTACTGGTGGTTTTGGTGATGTTTATCTTCCTGCAAAACTGGCGCGCCACTATTATTCCTGCAGTCACGATTCCGATTGTAGTTTTAGCCACATTTGCGGTGCTGTATGTATTGGGAATGAGCTTAAACAGTTTTACCTTGTTTGCCCTGATTTTGGCGATTGGCCTGTTGGTCGATGATGCCATTGTGGTCGTGGAAAACATTGAACGTTTGATGCATGAAGAACGTTTGGATGCTCAGGCTGCAGCTTTAAAGTCAATGAAGGAAATTAGCGGTGCATTGATCGGGATTACTTTGGTCTTAACTGCTGTATTTATTCCCATGGCATTTTTTGGCAGCATGACAGGAGTCATCTATCGTCAGTTTTCTATCACGTTGGTCGTGGCAATGCTACTTTCTTTATTGGTGGCACTCATCATCACCCCTACATTTGCAGCGCAACTGCTAAAGCGTCAACCACATCAACCAAAATGGGCACAGCGTTTTAATCGTGGCATGGATAAGCTCACCATGCGTTACCAAAAGCTTTCTGCACGTAGCATGCAGTTTAAAATGACGATGTTGGCTGTATTTAGTATATGTGTTTTAGGCTTTGGCTGGCTTTATAAAACCCTGCCCGAAGGCTTGATGCCAACGGAAGATATGGGCTTTGTTATGGGTCAAATTGTGATGCCGGGCAATGCACCACGTTCTGAGATAGAAAAAGTCGGGCGTGAAGTCCAAGACTATTTAATGCAGCATGAATCTGAGCGCATCCAAAGCATTGGGATTTGGTATAGCGGAAACAATGTTGGGGTTGGGCCTTATCGTGGTCAGCTCTTTGTCGTATTAAAGGACTGGACAGCGCGTAAAAATCCTGAAGATAGCGTCTTTGTCATTGTAGATCGTGCACAAAAGCACTTTGCCAATCATGCCAATGCCCAGATTTTCTTTATGGCGCCTTCTATGTCTAGTAATGGACGTGTGGTCGACTTCTGGTTACAAGATTTAGATTCACGGGGCAGCGAGTTTTTACAGCAATCCTTCTCTGAGATTGAAACTCGTGCCAAAGCAAAATCATCGATTGAATATTTACAACTTGATGTACCCAAAGAAAGTGCCGAGCTGAATATTAAACTGGATATAGAACGCTTACTCAAATATGCCGTACCTCAGCAAAGTTTTAACAGTACGTTGGCTGCGGCTTGGAGTGGTACCTACATCAACGACTTTATTGATCGTGGGCAAATCAAACGTGTCATCATGCAAGGTGAAGCGGAATTTCGTTCTAAACCTGAAGATTTGGCACATTGGCATGTCCGTAATAGCAAAGGCGAAATGTTATCGTTTAATCAATTCACTACGCTGAATTGGCAAGGTGGACCGAATAGTATCAACCGTTATATGGGCTATAACGCCGTGCCTGTATATGCAGGTATTCCCAAAGATCAATTTTCGAGTCAAACCATGTACGATGTCGAAGCTTTAATCGATGAACAAGACGGGGTGAATTTGGCCTGGAGCGGAGCCGCACTAGAAGAAAAACGCAGCAGCGGGCAAGCTATTTTCTTGTATCTAATTTCAATTGCCTTTATTTTCTTATGTTTAACGGCACTCTATGAAAGCTGGACGATTCCTGCTGTGGTGTTGACCGCGATTCCTTTGGGCGTGGGAGGAAGTATTCTGTTCTGTGCATGGTTTGGTTTTGCGAACGATATTTACTTTCATATCGCCTTGCTGACGACTATCGGTCTGTCCTGCAAAAATGCAATTTTGATTGTAGAGTTTGCTGCACAAGCAGAGCGGGCAGGTCATACTCCTGTTCAGTCAGCGCTATTGGCCGCGGGCTTACGCTTGCGTCCTATTGTCATGACCTCCATTGCATTTGCAGCGGGTGTATTGCCTTTGATGTTTGCCACAGGCGTCAGTGCAATCAGCCGGCAGGAGATTGGCAGCAGTGTTTTTGGTGGGGTGCTATTTGCTACTGTTCTGGTACTGCTGTTTATTCCCTTTATGTATGTATTGATCCGTGGTCTGATGATTAAAAAAACAGTTTCTCAATCAGTGGTGATAGAGCATCCATCTTTAGAAAGTGAACAAGCCTGA
- a CDS encoding MltF family protein, with protein sequence MHSSSSTGSRLCLRSVISSLPLKALVLSTAFIPLHSINASKTTLQFDHVVNSNKLTVVAVENPTTVFQDGQHLHGFGYDLVRNYANNLNVKLDFKIVPDNNTALQWVAQGKANLAMTTTDIRTIENKRLTSFSATCGDESILSSNGLNTNLNLVFKSATDPLSQTASAFVCKGKQSGAIKQLASFYNQNVVKEESWTTIQRDLNNRLPIYEASFKQTAQQYDLDWHLLAAIGYQESYLKPNSVSPTGVRGLMMLTNSTAKAMGVSNRTDPAQSIQGGAKYYDQMLSRYDHIPFPDRNWFALVAYNMGPGAVNQLQKRIQSQGKNPNNWVNLYAYLDQNKANNGRYRQAVQYVTRIRAYLEHIKTTPQLVNI encoded by the coding sequence ATGCACAGTAGTTCATCCACTGGGTCGAGGCTTTGCCTAAGATCTGTAATTTCTTCTCTCCCTTTGAAAGCACTTGTACTGAGCACTGCATTTATTCCCCTACACAGTATCAATGCAAGTAAGACCACACTTCAGTTTGATCATGTGGTCAATAGCAATAAGTTGACCGTGGTTGCGGTTGAAAATCCGACTACCGTATTTCAGGATGGACAACATCTACATGGCTTCGGTTATGATCTGGTTCGTAACTATGCCAACAATCTGAATGTAAAGCTCGATTTTAAAATCGTTCCTGATAATAATACGGCACTACAATGGGTTGCTCAGGGTAAAGCCAATCTGGCTATGACAACTACCGATATACGCACCATTGAAAACAAGCGTTTGACGTCATTCTCAGCCACTTGTGGCGATGAATCGATTCTGTCAAGTAATGGCTTGAATACCAATTTAAATCTGGTGTTTAAATCTGCTACAGATCCTTTGAGCCAAACGGCCAGTGCTTTTGTCTGCAAAGGCAAACAAAGTGGTGCCATCAAGCAGCTTGCTTCATTTTATAATCAGAATGTGGTGAAAGAGGAATCCTGGACCACCATTCAACGTGATTTGAACAATCGCCTGCCGATCTATGAAGCGAGTTTTAAACAGACAGCGCAGCAGTATGATCTGGATTGGCATTTACTGGCGGCCATTGGTTATCAGGAATCTTATCTGAAACCGAATTCAGTTTCTCCGACGGGTGTGCGTGGTTTGATGATGCTGACCAACAGTACAGCCAAAGCAATGGGCGTGAGTAACCGTACTGATCCGGCTCAAAGCATTCAGGGTGGTGCCAAGTATTATGATCAAATGCTTAGTCGCTATGATCATATTCCTTTTCCAGATCGAAACTGGTTTGCACTGGTGGCTTATAATATGGGCCCAGGTGCAGTGAATCAGTTGCAAAAGCGCATTCAGTCGCAAGGCAAGAACCCGAATAACTGGGTGAATTTATATGCCTATCTGGATCAGAATAAGGCCAATAATGGTCGTTACCGTCAAGCGGTGCAATATGTAACCCGTATTCGTGCTTATCTGGAGCATATCAAGACTACACCGCAATTGGTGAATATCTAA
- the mgtE gene encoding magnesium transporter — translation MPTISEKIQHIQQQLHSENHGMAVGLLTQLNVADQARILSRLDARQQAQILRELNESSLVYAFMPLGQQLNVTKHLSISELVPILDAMPSDDFVDIYKQFSPPLQLQLMGALSEKSQQTLKDLAIYPEGTAGAMMSSSFVTLSPDLTMDEAIQVLRVVAAGQETLYLIYIVDAEKRLIGVISLRQIIQALPELSIAEVMQRDVISAQVTDDQEIVARALAYYDFIALPVVDAQQKLLGIVTYDDAMDIVEAETTEDILKSGAVTPLTELSLKTAPILTLYQKRVFWLVILVFGSLLSGIGIAHFEEIIAAHIVLVFFLPLLVGSGGNAGSQSATLMVRALATGDVEFKDWFNLLSRESLVALCLGGTMAIAVSILGYIRGDVMVAVVLAISMLGIVSMGCLIGMSLPFILNKLKLDPASASAPLVTSICDATGVILYLFVASKLLF, via the coding sequence ATGCCAACAATTTCAGAAAAAATCCAGCATATCCAACAACAATTACATTCTGAAAATCACGGCATGGCTGTAGGTTTACTCACTCAGCTGAATGTCGCCGATCAGGCGCGCATTTTAAGTCGTTTAGATGCTCGGCAACAGGCCCAAATTTTAAGGGAACTGAATGAATCAAGCTTGGTCTATGCTTTTATGCCCCTAGGGCAGCAGTTAAACGTGACCAAGCACTTATCCATTTCAGAACTTGTTCCCATTCTGGACGCAATGCCTTCTGATGATTTTGTCGATATTTATAAGCAGTTTTCGCCGCCGCTACAGCTGCAATTGATGGGCGCATTATCTGAAAAATCCCAGCAAACACTCAAAGATCTGGCCATCTATCCGGAAGGTACGGCTGGGGCCATGATGAGCTCAAGTTTTGTGACACTCTCACCCGATTTAACCATGGATGAAGCGATACAGGTTTTACGTGTGGTGGCCGCCGGGCAGGAAACCCTGTATCTGATTTATATTGTCGATGCAGAAAAACGGCTGATCGGTGTGATTTCCTTAAGGCAGATCATACAAGCCTTACCTGAGCTGAGCATTGCCGAGGTGATGCAGCGTGATGTCATTTCTGCCCAGGTAACAGATGATCAGGAAATTGTAGCTCGAGCCTTGGCCTATTATGATTTTATTGCTCTGCCTGTAGTTGATGCACAGCAAAAACTCTTAGGAATTGTTACTTATGACGATGCTATGGACATTGTCGAAGCCGAAACCACTGAAGATATTTTAAAGTCGGGTGCAGTGACACCGTTGACTGAATTGAGCCTTAAAACTGCCCCGATTTTGACCCTGTATCAGAAGCGGGTCTTTTGGCTGGTCATTCTGGTTTTTGGCAGTCTGCTCTCTGGAATCGGGATTGCACACTTTGAAGAGATCATTGCCGCACATATCGTGTTGGTATTTTTCTTACCACTTTTGGTGGGCAGTGGCGGGAATGCCGGTTCGCAATCCGCCACCTTGATGGTGCGTGCCTTGGCCACAGGCGATGTCGAGTTTAAGGACTGGTTTAACTTGCTCAGTCGCGAATCTCTGGTGGCGCTGTGCTTAGGCGGCACCATGGCAATTGCCGTATCCATTCTGGGTTATATTCGGGGTGATGTCATGGTCGCTGTGGTGCTGGCCATCAGTATGCTCGGGATTGTGTCGATGGGCTGCCTGATCGGCATGAGTTTGCCTTTTATTTTAAATAAACTCAAACTTGATCCTGCCAGTGCTTCGGCGCCGTTGGTGACTTCCATCTGCGATGCTACCGGTGTAATTCTGTATTTATTCGTTGCTTCCAAATTATTGTTTTAA
- a CDS encoding lytic transglycosylase domain-containing protein → MKINVYVLGRYGISGLLLASCCHFAYAGQTIYQLRDSNGSTLLTNKKSRYNHLQVEKKTYYPDSNIHSYSNWGSSEASVLPSYSKNKNAYDSIIRQAAQTYGVSEGLIKAVMHTESGFNVQARSPVGAQGLMQLMPATARRFNVSNAYDPQQNIMAGAKYLAWLLKRFNGNTTLALAGYNAGEGNVAKYKGVPPFRETQDYVRRVSSRYQNLYAQGLGNHSAAYTASSDTGRVIASSDNYSTGTTTASNIQAAKYQRQIIAQADGSFTDAPAGSYATANASASAKIYLSE, encoded by the coding sequence ATGAAAATAAATGTGTATGTTTTGGGGCGTTATGGGATCAGTGGTTTGCTATTAGCAAGCTGTTGTCATTTTGCTTATGCCGGTCAAACGATCTATCAATTACGTGACAGTAATGGCAGTACTTTATTGACCAATAAGAAAAGTCGCTATAACCATCTACAGGTAGAAAAGAAAACCTATTATCCAGACAGCAATATTCACAGTTATAGCAACTGGGGTTCAAGTGAAGCTTCGGTATTGCCAAGTTATAGTAAAAATAAAAATGCCTATGACTCGATCATCCGTCAGGCAGCACAAACCTATGGTGTATCTGAAGGCTTGATTAAAGCCGTGATGCATACCGAATCCGGTTTTAATGTGCAGGCACGTTCTCCAGTCGGTGCACAGGGCTTAATGCAACTCATGCCCGCGACTGCCCGTCGTTTTAATGTCAGCAATGCTTATGACCCGCAGCAGAATATTATGGCAGGTGCCAAATATCTGGCCTGGTTATTGAAACGTTTTAATGGCAATACCACCTTGGCACTGGCCGGCTATAATGCCGGTGAAGGTAATGTTGCCAAATATAAGGGCGTACCACCGTTTCGTGAAACTCAGGACTATGTCCGTCGTGTCAGCAGCCGTTATCAGAACCTATATGCTCAAGGTCTAGGTAATCATAGTGCTGCCTATACAGCATCTTCTGATACTGGCCGTGTGATTGCCAGTTCTGACAATTATTCGACTGGAACCACCACAGCTTCCAATATTCAGGCTGCCAAGTATCAGCGTCAGATCATTGCTCAAGCGGATGGCAGTTTCACCGATGCACCGGCAGGCTCATATGCCACCGCCAATGCGTCAGCATCTGCAAAAATATATTTGAGTGAATAA
- the htpX gene encoding protease HtpX — protein sequence MMRIGLFLLTNLAVLVVAGIILSLFGVGSYHGAGGLNLGNLLVICFVFGMVGSMISLFMSKWMAKKTTGTELIDPNAPRNQAEAWLLQEVAQLSQRAGIKMPEVGIFPSYQSNAFATGWNKNDALVAVSTGLLERMNKDELRAVLAHEIGHVANGDMVTLALIQGVVNAFVMFFARVAGDFIDRNVFGREEGEAPGIAYFVITIVLDIVFGILASSIVMWFSRHREYRADEAGARLAGKQAMISALLRLQAESEMPDAMPKEMKAFAISAGKEEGFSLAALFQTHPSIEQRVAALQQLDCA from the coding sequence ATGATGCGGATTGGTTTGTTCTTGCTAACCAACCTCGCGGTACTGGTTGTAGCTGGCATTATCTTGTCACTCTTCGGTGTCGGTAGTTACCATGGCGCAGGTGGCTTGAATCTAGGCAACCTGTTGGTCATCTGTTTTGTGTTCGGTATGGTCGGCTCAATGATTTCCCTGTTCATGTCTAAATGGATGGCGAAAAAGACCACGGGTACTGAACTGATTGACCCGAATGCACCTCGTAACCAAGCTGAAGCCTGGTTGCTCCAAGAAGTTGCACAACTTTCTCAGCGTGCAGGCATTAAAATGCCGGAAGTGGGTATTTTCCCCTCTTACCAGTCGAATGCCTTTGCCACTGGCTGGAACAAAAACGATGCTCTCGTTGCGGTATCAACCGGCTTGCTTGAGCGTATGAACAAAGACGAACTTCGTGCAGTATTGGCGCATGAGATTGGTCACGTCGCCAATGGTGACATGGTCACTCTGGCACTGATCCAAGGTGTTGTGAACGCCTTCGTGATGTTCTTCGCACGTGTCGCGGGCGATTTTATTGACCGCAATGTCTTTGGTCGTGAAGAAGGTGAAGCCCCGGGTATTGCCTATTTCGTGATTACTATTGTGCTAGATATCGTGTTCGGTATCTTGGCATCGTCGATTGTGATGTGGTTCTCTCGTCACCGTGAATACCGTGCTGATGAAGCAGGCGCACGTTTGGCAGGTAAACAAGCCATGATTTCAGCATTACTGCGCTTACAGGCAGAATCTGAAATGCCGGATGCCATGCCGAAAGAAATGAAAGCATTTGCGATTTCTGCGGGTAAAGAAGAAGGCTTTAGCCTTGCTGCCTTGTTCCAGACGCATCCAAGCATCGAACAGCGTGTCGCTGCATTGCAACAACTTGATTGTGCTTAA
- a CDS encoding SCP2 sterol-binding domain-containing protein yields MPAFLTDDWFSTVETLTAQAGDLNLPPALANLAINLVVADTTGNTELSLDGGAIKKGLSSNAKTTLNMDGETLRKVFLEFDMAAAMQAFMTGKIKVQGDMSQLMALQTAKPSQEQKDLFKKVLENTTA; encoded by the coding sequence ATGCCTGCTTTTTTAACTGATGATTGGTTTTCAACTGTAGAAACTCTAACTGCGCAAGCTGGCGATTTGAATTTGCCACCAGCTTTGGCGAACCTTGCGATTAATTTGGTTGTAGCGGACACTACAGGTAATACTGAACTATCTTTAGATGGTGGGGCAATCAAAAAAGGTTTGTCTTCAAATGCCAAAACTACGCTGAATATGGATGGCGAAACTCTACGTAAAGTTTTTCTAGAGTTTGATATGGCTGCTGCGATGCAGGCCTTCATGACAGGTAAAATCAAAGTACAGGGTGATATGTCACAATTGATGGCACTTCAAACTGCAAAACCAAGTCAGGAACAAAAAGATTTGTTCAAGAAAGTACTTGAAAATACCACGGCTTAA